One genomic region from Chloroherpetonaceae bacterium encodes:
- a CDS encoding CDGSH iron-sulfur domain-containing protein has translation MPTKITILNNGSIKIEGEIEVLDMNGDKFDLKGKTTIHLCRCGESAKKPFCDGAHKGCNFVSEVKAS, from the coding sequence ATGCCAACAAAAATTACAATTCTGAACAATGGTTCAATCAAAATCGAAGGGGAAATTGAAGTTTTAGATATGAACGGAGATAAATTTGATTTGAAAGGAAAAACAACCATTCACCTTTGCCGATGCGGAGAAAGCGCTAAAAAACCCTTTTGCGATGGAGCGCATAAAGGATGCAATTTTGTTTCCGAGGTAAAAGCATCGTAG
- a CDS encoding sugar nucleotide-binding protein, translating into MRILMTGANGTVGAPLKAYFESQGHEVIGWNRKEVPILEYQPMEDFVRQIKPNVLYHLAIPSTHTGRENESWLVNYEWTSELAWITKIFQIKFIFTSTAMVFSDAAKGPFTIQSKPDAESGYGYEKRLAEARSVFQNPSTIVARLGWQIGEKAGTNNMIDFFDRKMKTDGEIVASKKWLPACSFQIDTVHALAKLMDFPPGLYLIDSNRKSSFYEIATALNKRHGNRWSIKPGEHFVFDQRMIDERLAVPPLSVHLPELI; encoded by the coding sequence ATGCGAATATTAATGACCGGTGCCAACGGTACGGTTGGTGCGCCACTCAAAGCCTATTTTGAATCACAGGGGCACGAAGTGATCGGTTGGAATCGAAAAGAAGTTCCAATTTTGGAATACCAACCGATGGAAGATTTTGTTCGGCAAATAAAGCCCAACGTGCTTTATCACTTAGCCATCCCATCAACCCATACCGGCCGCGAAAATGAATCGTGGCTTGTCAATTATGAATGGACAAGTGAACTTGCTTGGATTACCAAAATCTTTCAAATCAAGTTCATTTTTACGAGCACGGCAATGGTTTTCTCTGACGCAGCAAAAGGGCCTTTTACAATTCAATCAAAGCCTGATGCAGAGAGCGGCTATGGTTATGAAAAGCGATTAGCCGAAGCTCGCTCGGTATTTCAAAATCCTTCAACAATTGTGGCTCGCTTAGGTTGGCAAATCGGAGAAAAGGCTGGAACAAATAATATGATTGATTTTTTTGATCGTAAAATGAAAACAGATGGTGAAATTGTAGCAAGTAAGAAATGGCTTCCGGCTTGCTCGTTTCAAATTGATACGGTTCATGCCTTGGCTAAATTGATGGATTTTCCGCCGGGCTTGTATTTGATAGATTCAAATCGGAAATCGTCTTTTTACGAAATCGCAACAGCGCTTAACAAAAGGCACGGCAATCGATGGAGTATTAAGCCCGGTGAGCATTTTGTATTTGACCAGAGGATGATTGACGAACGGCTTGCCGTCCCACCGCTTTCTGTTCATCTCCCTGAGTTAATCTGA
- a CDS encoding class IV adenylate cyclase, with translation MRNIEIKARIGSLSKSKDDLIDLFKRNAIDISPETHFSIFQRDIFFRSEKGRLKARVINNHSAELIFYVRENSPQSKLSTYWRSPLQDFASMEQILTELHGKLGEVSKAREVYLFKNTRIHLDQVAGLGDFLELEVVLKPEETEEEGHQTVAWFMQQLGINPSDLLSKSYFEMLSEHSNI, from the coding sequence ATGAGAAACATTGAAATAAAAGCAAGAATAGGTTCTTTAAGTAAATCGAAAGATGATTTGATAGACTTATTTAAGAGAAATGCCATTGACATTTCTCCTGAAACTCACTTTTCAATATTTCAACGAGATATTTTTTTTCGTTCAGAAAAGGGGCGTCTTAAAGCTCGTGTCATAAATAATCATTCCGCAGAACTTATTTTTTATGTTCGTGAAAATTCACCTCAAAGCAAACTTTCAACTTATTGGCGTTCACCGTTACAGGATTTCGCTTCAATGGAACAGATTCTGACAGAACTTCACGGGAAATTAGGTGAGGTTAGTAAAGCGCGAGAAGTATATCTATTTAAAAACACCCGCATTCATTTGGATCAAGTTGCTGGCTTAGGTGATTTCCTCGAATTAGAGGTTGTGCTGAAGCCTGAAGAAACTGAAGAAGAAGGGCATCAAACAGTTGCTTGGTTTATGCAACAATTGGGAATCAACCCAAGCGATTTGCTGAGCAAGTCTTACTTTGAGATGCTTTCCGAACACTCCAACATTTGA
- the hrcA gene encoding heat-inducible transcriptional repressor HrcA, whose translation MARELTEREREVLELIIQNFILTATPVGSRFLSKKSDLKLSDATIRNVMFDLESEGYITHPHTSAGRVPTDKGYRFYVDSMMHIGKLAKDERLKIDRNIGQISALAGQSDDILRESSRLLGRISRQIGVVLSPSLSRGIFEKLEIVPLSSSKIMVILSLQAGLVKTIMLEVRSEIPRSKLEDLARFINERIAGLTLQEIRQSFAERVAGENDETGLIRIFIDATDRLFDEQPEVERIHIGGKENILSHPEFEEKDKIRGIFEFIENENVIVHLLEEGRSAIQGRESEVFGESGVRITIGKENMNSKMNNCSIITAQYAVGGTVGTVGVIGPTRMDYSKVVRVIDYVAQRLSSTLSQY comes from the coding sequence ATGGCGAGAGAATTAACAGAAAGAGAGCGAGAAGTTTTAGAGCTCATCATTCAAAATTTCATTCTCACGGCAACACCGGTAGGCTCGCGATTTCTTTCTAAGAAAAGCGACTTAAAACTTTCTGACGCAACCATCCGAAACGTGATGTTTGATTTGGAAAGCGAGGGCTATATCACGCATCCACATACCTCAGCGGGGCGTGTTCCTACCGATAAGGGGTATCGGTTTTATGTCGATTCAATGATGCACATCGGCAAATTGGCTAAAGATGAAAGACTTAAAATTGATCGAAACATTGGTCAGATTTCTGCGCTTGCGGGTCAATCTGATGATATTTTAAGAGAATCGTCGCGGCTTTTAGGAAGAATATCAAGGCAAATTGGGGTTGTACTATCGCCAAGCCTTTCTCGCGGTATTTTTGAAAAGCTTGAAATTGTACCGCTTAGCTCAAGCAAAATAATGGTCATTTTATCGCTTCAAGCGGGGCTTGTTAAAACCATTATGTTGGAAGTACGCTCTGAAATTCCACGGTCTAAACTTGAGGATTTGGCGCGGTTTATCAATGAGCGTATTGCTGGATTGACCCTCCAAGAAATTCGTCAAAGCTTTGCTGAGCGTGTCGCCGGAGAAAATGACGAAACAGGGCTTATACGAATATTTATTGATGCAACCGATAGGTTATTTGATGAACAGCCAGAGGTTGAACGGATTCATATTGGTGGAAAGGAAAATATTCTTTCACATCCAGAGTTTGAGGAAAAGGATAAAATTCGCGGAATTTTTGAATTTATTGAAAATGAAAATGTTATTGTGCATTTGCTTGAAGAGGGGCGAAGCGCAATTCAAGGAAGAGAATCGGAAGTATTTGGAGAAAGTGGTGTACGAATTACGATTGGAAAAGAGAATATGAATAGCAAAATGAATAATTGCAGTATAATCACAGCTCAATATGCGGTTGGCGGAACAGTTGGAACGGTAGGTGTTATCGGCCCAACCCGAATGGACTATTCGAAAGTGGTTCGGGTTATTGATTATGTCGCGCAAAGACTGTCATCAACTTTATCTCAGTATTAA
- a CDS encoding NHL repeat-containing protein: MRKVVENFAFIIAFIGCIFISNACNQPVTFEQPVFCLGDSNYVASTVAGNGTLGFVNGAVENASFNNPYGITIGNDGVIYVSDNGNHVIRKILPTGVVQTLSGNGSSGSQNGLPDSTRFNSPIRLAVDSLGNVYVADFNNNVIRKVTPDGVSSVYAGSGVAGFADGDSTQAQFYSPAGICLAPGLILYVTDFNGHRVRKITPDRKVTTYAGSGISGFADGIGISAQFLGPSDVAIDKSGNLYVSEFLSNRIRKISPDQSVRVFAGGTSAGFADGSGSSAQFNSPDGITVDSAGAVWVCDRGNNLFRKISLDGRVSTIAGCSAQGFSDGRGKDIRLNAPRDVAIDANGNFIIADGISNRIRKIQFSPL; this comes from the coding sequence TTGAGAAAAGTTGTAGAAAATTTCGCCTTCATAATCGCTTTCATCGGATGCATATTTATCTCGAATGCTTGTAATCAACCCGTGACTTTTGAGCAGCCGGTATTCTGTTTGGGCGATAGCAATTATGTCGCATCTACTGTTGCGGGTAACGGAACATTAGGGTTTGTGAATGGGGCTGTCGAAAATGCTTCTTTTAATAACCCTTACGGTATTACAATAGGAAACGATGGGGTCATTTATGTTTCAGATAACGGCAATCATGTGATCAGAAAAATATTGCCAACAGGGGTCGTTCAAACGCTTTCAGGAAATGGAAGTTCAGGAAGCCAAAATGGTTTACCTGACTCAACTCGGTTTAACTCTCCAATTCGTTTGGCGGTTGATAGCTTAGGCAATGTTTATGTTGCCGATTTTAATAACAACGTCATCCGCAAAGTGACACCGGATGGCGTGTCAAGCGTTTATGCAGGCAGTGGCGTTGCAGGCTTTGCCGATGGCGATTCAACTCAAGCGCAGTTTTATAGCCCCGCCGGAATCTGTCTTGCGCCCGGCTTAATCCTATACGTGACGGACTTCAACGGGCATCGTGTTCGTAAAATCACACCTGATCGAAAAGTAACCACTTATGCCGGAAGCGGGATTTCAGGTTTCGCCGATGGCATTGGGATCTCAGCCCAATTTTTAGGCCCTTCAGATGTCGCAATCGATAAAAGCGGAAATCTCTATGTAAGCGAATTTCTAAGCAATCGAATTCGCAAAATTTCACCCGACCAATCTGTTCGCGTATTTGCAGGGGGTACCTCTGCAGGCTTCGCCGATGGAAGCGGTTCCTCGGCTCAATTCAATTCTCCCGATGGAATTACTGTCGATTCCGCAGGTGCTGTTTGGGTTTGCGATCGCGGAAACAACTTATTTAGAAAAATTTCACTTGATGGAAGAGTATCAACCATTGCAGGGTGCAGTGCTCAAGGTTTTTCAGACGGACGAGGCAAAGATATTCGATTGAATGCTCCGCGCGATGTAGCCATCGATGCAAATGGAAATTTTATCATCGCTGATGGCATTTCCAATCGTATTCGTAAAATTCAGTTCTCTCCTTTGTAA